The DNA window GCTCGCATCCATCAATGGTAAGAAACCACCCTGACTCCTGCTCGCCACTTGCTATCCCAGGCGCAAGCAGCAGCCATTGCCCCAGCATGGAGGGCTCAGCCTCAGAGGCTCGTGCTGTAGGAGCGTCTGCCAGCAGCCAGGGCTCAGACCTCCGCACACAGCCAGCCGTCCAGGCCCCTCAGCCACGCAAGAAGAAGCCAGAGGacttcaaatttggcaagatCTTGGGAGAGGGCTCCTTCTCAACGGTATGTAACTTGCATTCCACTTAGCTTTTGAATTATACCTGGGTAGATGTTGCTACATGCTAGCATTCTTTTGATTAATGGCCTTAGATGAGTCATCCTCAGTTCATTTAAGGTGAATTGACAAATGGGCCCCAACAATTATTAAAGTTTCTCCCAAGTCTGGCAAGCTGCTTACATGCCATGttatgcttttctgttttgttttttttaccctaAGGTTGTCCTGGCAAGAGAGCAGGTAACAGGGAAAGAATATGCAAGTAAGTAATAATGCAACAGTTTTTAATGATTGCAGTGATGTTGCACACTATAACCGCAATTCAGAATGTGCTAGGTGTgcttttattgatattttcttttatcttttccaGTTAAGATTTTAGAGAAGCGCCATATTATGAAGGAGAAGAAAGCCCAGTACGTGAAAAGAGAAAGGGATTTGATGTCAAATCTAGATCATCCATTCTTCGTCAAGCTCTACTTCACATTTCAAGATGACGAGAAGTTGTGTATCCTTTAAACAAGTTTCCTTTGCTAAGGCATATTGCATATTAATAACTTACTacatgttttgacatttttgtggttttatgaaAAGTGTTCCTTAACTATCTTCTTTCAGATTTTGGTCTCAGCTACGCAAAGAATGGCGAGCTACTGAAATACATTCGTAAAATTGGTTCATTTGATGAGACCTGTACTAGATTCTACTCAGCTGAAATAGTTTGTGCTCTAGAATACTTACACAATAAGGGGATAATACACAGGTAAGATGTCACTCTTTTGccgtgtcatttttgctgttttccccttacataatttttttcaatgttaAGTGTTCATACATTACAACACGTTCTTCTCATTTCAGAGAtctgaaaccagaaaatattcttcTGAGTGAAGAAATGCACATCCAGATAACAGATTTTGGGACAGCAAAACAGTTATCATCAGACAGTAAACAAGGTATAACCACAGTTCTGTTATACTTCTCAGGATGAAGTATAGCAAAGCAGACTGATGTCATGAACTAAGCTTTTAAGCAGGAAAAACttgtctttttacattttttttccatattgttTTGCAGCGAGAGCAAACTCCTTTGTTGGAACAGCGCAGTACGTGTCGCCAGAGCTGCTAACAGAGAAATCAGCCTGCAAAAGGTAAGGAGGTTATTTTTTAGGCTATTCAGATAAAGATGGGCATCACAGTTCATAActgtttctctcttcttcttttttttttttgtttgaagctCGGACCTGTGGGCCTTGGGATGTATTATCTATCAGCTGGTGGCTGGTTTACCACCATTCAGAGCTGGGTAAATAACAGTGATATACTTTAGTtatttacaaaagaaaatgttaatcAAGGAAGCAAAATCTCACTTGTGATACACTCCCtaactgtttattttctttgtccttTTTCACCCATGTTTCATGTTATAGAAATGAGTACCTAATATtccagaaaataacaaaactggAGTATGAATTCCCAGAGAAATTCTTCCCCAAAGCCAAGGATCTCGTTGAACAGCTTTTGGTAGGTCACCAAACCACTACGATGTATGTGGGACACAATTCAGTGTTCCTGATAGCTATAGTGAAGTCAGTTACTTACATCAGTTTTTCATTGTGCCACGGTGCTTTTctgctgaatgaaaacacatgtTGTATCTGTTTTTCCATTAGTCGTTGGACCCTTCCAAGAGGATTGGGTGTGAAGAGATGGGAGGGTACGACCCGCTGAAGCGGCACCCCTTCTTCGACACCATCTCCTGGAGTGACCTACACCTACAGACACCACCCAAGCTCACACCCTATTTGCCGGCTATGTCTGAAGATGATGAGGATTGCTatggaaatgtaaaatattttatcatgGTCTACATTTAActtatttagtcttttttgtttAGTCAGGGTGAAGTGTGTTGCCTTGTTTAAAGGTGTAGATTCTTTAAGTGTTTCAAACTATCTACAAATACTATTCCTCTTCTTACTTCACCTGTCTCATTGTGAATCTCAGTATGATGACCTCCTGAGCCAGTTCAGCAACATGCAGGTGGCCCAGTCCAGCTCATCACACTCCCTGTCGCCACACGAATCCACACCCCCACAGAGGTCCAGCAGCAACATTGAACAGTACATCCATGACCTGGACAACAACTCCTTTGAGCTGGACCTGCAGTTCACTGAAGAAGAGAAGCGGTTATTGCTGGACAAACAAACCTCTGGAAACCCATGGTAAACCTCAAGTGTTTCATCCTTGTGAACTTGTTAATGTGTGTCATTGTATTTATATCTGAACCATTCCTGAATCAAAGTTTTGCTCATGTTCTGTAAATGTAGAACAAGGTGAAATTACTGTTGTTTTGTAGATAAGTGATGATGTGGCTACTAAAACATTCAtatgttgagaaaaaaaatcaatgtttgCATGTCAGTAATCTCCTGTTGTTTATGTACACAGGCACCAGTTTGTTGAGAATAACCTGATCCTGAAAATGGGCCCAGTGGATAAAAGAAAGGTGTGTGTTAAACTCTTATATTACTTTATTGATtatgtattaaaaatgtatacataGTTTAAATCCTTCCAGGTTGTACCTTCTGTGTAGGTTAAAACTTTCCTGCCAGCTAGACTGTATAGTGTTTCCCTGTATTAGCTGACTCCACATCAGTGAAGTCACTTCCCATGACATTGCTCCAACTGCTGGCTTATAGGAAGTAAAGGGGAATTCCCTGTTGTGGTGTGGAAAGTCTCACTGGCCTCATAGCCCCCTCTGTTGGTGAAATAATGTCTTGAGTTGTGTGCATTCCATTGCAGGGTCTGTTTGCTCGGCGGAGACAGCTGCTTCTCACTGAAGGACCACACCTGTACTACGTGGATCCTGTCAACAGGGTCCTGAAAGGGGAAATTCCTTGGTCCTTTGAGTTACGCCCCGAGGCCAAGAACTTCAAAACGTTCTTTGTTCACACGGTACACAATGATTTATCTCTGATGTCTGTCCAGCAAATATTCTCCCAGCAGCATGTTGGTACTAGCCCACTGTTTGGAATCTCTTCACAAATgagatttttctcttttaatatatgtgtttttttgtgtgtgtgccctatgatgtttgcagcctAACCGGACATACTATTTGATGGACCCCAGTGGAAATGCAGACAGATGGTGCAAGAAGATCCAGGAAGTGTGGAGAAAGATCTATCAAAAGCACCAAAACCCCGGCCTATAGGAGCACTGTTCATCCTGTGCCCTCTCCTCTTTAGCTCTGAGGCCAATCACTGAGCAGAGTAACACCCTCTTTAGTGCCCTTCATCACCGCAATGTAAACAAACTCTTAGAGACGCTGGCATCTAGaccttgtttgttttcctgagTAGAACCATGGGAAAAATACAACTTTGGATTCAGGGTTGCTTTGCTTGTTCTTTGTGCTCTCTGTGAGGCTTCTATTGCATTTTTCCATGTATGGATGATAAGACTTCCAACCATGCACATCTGCTTTTTGTACATTCTGCAGGGGGGAAGAGAAGGCGAAGCTTGTCTTGTAGAGTGAAACAAGCTTGGGTACCGCTAGGACTATCTCAAATGCAAGGACTGGTTTCCTGCTTCAATGATAACACAAAATCTAGCTTTTGTGAGCCAGAGCCTGTCATGATATCTTAATTAAACCATATCCTAATCCTACATCGTACGTGCAAGCTGTAGTCAAGCCCCACTTTTAGTGCGTATACTCTATAGTTGTAACGGATACTGTAAACCGATTCAGTCTCACACGTTTACCAAACTCAAAtcctatatatatttttgtcagAGCCCAAATATTCCCACGGTATTTGAGTTGCCTTTTTTTAAGTCTCTTGGTACTTGCTTATTGCAGTCCAATTAAGATCTCTATGTAAGAAAGTGGAGTGCTGGTCTGCCGTGAGACATCGGTCCAAACCTGTCTCTCTAAGTGTGAGCCTTCCATAGCCATTACTGAGGATGTTTTGCTAACAGGGGGCGGGTAAACATGCCACTAGCTTGTACTTCCTAATCATAACTTGCTTATCTTTCCTGCATGGCCAGTTTTGTAGCTCAGCCTTGTCCGCTTCTCTCTCCTAGGGCACTGGAGATATAGTTTATTCAAGTTTAAAGGTGGGTATTTTTGACTGCATTGGCAACCATAGCGAATATTATTGGATGATTTGGTTGTTCTGTACCATTCACTGGCTATTTCTTTGTGGTGTGAATTCTTCAATTTCCTTTTCGGTGGAATAGTCGGCTCATCTTCAGTACGTCCCATTGAAAACAAAATCTTATGTGCTGACCACCCCATGCTGAACAGAAAACCTTCATCAACAGagatacatacacacatactaTCATTCTTGGAAGCAATCACAGTAACGCTGTTGTCCCTGGGCAAGATGGCAGAACTGCCTCATCGGGCTCATTGGCccatctatttttgtttttgttttgtttttttgttttcattctgatGTTTGGCCCAATAGAAATTAAAGCGATTGATTTAACTTGTGCTCTTGTTTTAGCAATATGTATTATCATAATGCTTTTAATTTTTGACATAGTACCTTAAGGTCCTTTCCAAAGGTCCTCTTCCTTCAGCtgagtctgtgtgtgcagtgtgtgacTGGAGTATAGGTGAATAGGACCCTCCA is part of the Acanthochromis polyacanthus isolate Apoly-LR-REF ecotype Palm Island chromosome 19, KAUST_Apoly_ChrSc, whole genome shotgun sequence genome and encodes:
- the pdpk1b gene encoding 3-phosphoinositide dependent protein kinase 1b gives rise to the protein MARATSQLYDVVPIQPSVVICSCSHPSMVRNHPDSCSPLAIPGASSSHCPSMEGSASEARAVGASASSQGSDLRTQPAVQAPQPRKKKPEDFKFGKILGEGSFSTVVLAREQVTGKEYAIKILEKRHIMKEKKAQYVKRERDLMSNLDHPFFVKLYFTFQDDEKLYFGLSYAKNGELLKYIRKIGSFDETCTRFYSAEIVCALEYLHNKGIIHRDLKPENILLSEEMHIQITDFGTAKQLSSDSKQARANSFVGTAQYVSPELLTEKSACKSSDLWALGCIIYQLVAGLPPFRAGNEYLIFQKITKLEYEFPEKFFPKAKDLVEQLLSLDPSKRIGCEEMGGYDPLKRHPFFDTISWSDLHLQTPPKLTPYLPAMSEDDEDCYGNYDDLLSQFSNMQVAQSSSSHSLSPHESTPPQRSSSNIEQYIHDLDNNSFELDLQFTEEEKRLLLDKQTSGNPWHQFVENNLILKMGPVDKRKGLFARRRQLLLTEGPHLYYVDPVNRVLKGEIPWSFELRPEAKNFKTFFVHTPNRTYYLMDPSGNADRWCKKIQEVWRKIYQKHQNPGL